Proteins encoded together in one Passer domesticus isolate bPasDom1 chromosome 6, bPasDom1.hap1, whole genome shotgun sequence window:
- the LOC135303142 gene encoding uncharacterized protein LOC135303142, producing the protein MAEDSPKRRKANFNEAETEVLIEQVLKHEQLLFAAGPGRASAGQKRKVWELIRHKVNPVAACPRDVEDLKKRWRDLKRRDRSKLCRLSQGCGPPAPPALGLLLAPEELPPAAAPPARRPRRAYGSLLPAEAVPIVGGIDTLELPGAVVGDMGFNGSPGPSHQSSLEQMNLKEEIVVKVVEPEENSEDMVVVPPSQEQLPFLGTSGGGSSGKVKAKTKGRCQADHNEMTEEDLLQIQQTQIQVIQSGFDSVNHNLRLLQQGMQDLNNSISIMAHTLVAIKNVYVKNNTGPPTHATASTQTTAGYLSPGSPQLSPAKDRARAQVAGSSSRSSSCSSSSMSQEPGPSEFPRPPLRTIKKEHPNGCYYFCFADV; encoded by the exons ATGGCCGAGGACTCGCCCAAACGGCGCAAGGCGAACTTCAACGAGGCGGAGACGGAGGTGCTGATCGAGCAGGTGCTGAAGCACGAGCAGCTGCTGTTCGCGGCGGGACCCGGCCGCGCCTCCGCGGGCCAGAAGCGGAAGGTGTGGGAGCTGATCCGGCACAAGGTGAACCCGGTGGCCGCCTGCCCCCGCGACGTGGAGGACCTGAAGAAGCGCTGGCGGGACCTGAAGCGCCGCGACCGCAGCAAGCTgtgccgcctctcgcagggctGCGGgccgcccgcgccccccgccctcGGCCTCCTCCTGGCCCCCGAGGAgctgccgcccgccgccgcgccgcccgcccgccgcccgcgccgcgcCTACGGCTCCCTGCTGCCCGCCGAGGCCGTGCCCATCGTGGGCGGCATCGACACGCTGGAGCTGCCCGGCGCCGTCGTGGGGGACATGG GGTTTAATGGCAGTCCTGGCCCATCTCATCAATCCAGTCTTGAGCAGATGAACCTCAAAGAAGAAATAGTAGTGAAGGTGGTAGAGCCAGAAGAAAACTCTGAGGACATGGTAGTGGTTCCACCTAGTCAAGAACAACTGCCTTTCCTGGGGACATCGGGCGGTGGTTCCTCTGGGAAAgtaaaagccaaaacaaaaggcaggTGCCAGGCAGACCACAATGAAATGACTGAAGAGGACCTACTGCAGATTCAGCAGACCCAAATACAGGTGATCCAGTCTGGCTTTGACAGCGTCAACCACAATCTTCGGCTGCTGCAGCAAGGCATGCAAGATCTGAATAACAGCATCAGCATCATGGCACATACGCTTGTTGCTATCAAGAACGTCTATGTGAAAAACAACACTGGCCCACCCACACATGCCACTGCATCTACTCAGACCACAGCTGGGTACCTGAGCCCAGGAtccccccagctctcccctgCTAAGGACAGAGCTAGAGCACAGgtggctggaagcagcagcagaagcagcagctgcagctccagctccatgtCACAAGAACCAGGTCCTTCCGAGTTTCCTAGGCCCCCCCTGAGAACCATTAAGAAAGAACATCCAAATGGCTGCTACTACTTCTGCTTTGCAGATGTGTAA